Sequence from the Sander lucioperca isolate FBNREF2018 chromosome 16, SLUC_FBN_1.2, whole genome shotgun sequence genome:
atgtatgcaccatcaaCCAAGACAAATTCCGAGGAAGTGCTACTCACCtggcaataaatcttttttctgattctgattttctttgtcaCCTTGGACATGTCACCAAAAATACGGCTGATCTGCCTCCCAGGGGCCTTCTGTTAAATTAAACATATTCTATACATATTTTCTCACAGTATCTATTACTGTATTGACCGAAATATAAAacaggtttgtttgttttccctaTGAATATATCTGAAAAAGTGACGTGGTCCTATATTCGGGGTCTACACTTTTAAACCCCACTATACATCTACAATAACAGGTGGCGCCAAATATCAGTAACCTGGATGTGTCGCTCATGACCGGAGCCGTCCATCCAAACTGTCCACAGAGCCCGGGGGCTGAGAGACGCAGAGACACGCTGAGCTCCCCCAACAAAACTGTGATGCTAACTTTTAATATGATGGTGATAAACGCAGCAGAGTCGTCAAACAACTGCCAGTCAGCAGAGGAATATGGAGTCACAGAATGTGATGTACAGAGATGGAGAGCCCAAAAAGAGCGTCTTAAAACAACAATAGTGTCTTAAAACAACAAGTGTCTTAAAACAACGAGTCAAAGTAAAGCGTACCGCGGTCCCCAAGAGTGCCCCTAGAGTGACCGGAGGGTGTAAATATAGGATTGAAAAaccaaatatatataattataatacgattttaaataagaaatattttctttattgaaacaaaatgtggtCCTCATAAAATCTTTTTCCAAAAGATAATTTTTGAAACTGAAGGGAGGGGGGGTCGTCCTATTATCGGGGTCGTTTTATATTTGGCTCATTCTTTTACAAGATTCAACTGCAAAGTGCTTTTCCAGAAACAATGGCCCTGGTACACTCAGTAATCCACACACATCACTGTGAACGGTTTCAAGAGAATAGCCCATATGTAAACTGCTGATATGATACCTTATTTCTAATATGTTGTCCCCCAGAGTTCTCGGGCCAGGAGATCTGCTCGACGGTCATCTTCAACCCTGTGGAGCAGTCGTCGGTGGCTCTGGAGGACGAGGACAACTCTGAGCTGAAGGGTGCTGTGGTAAGAAGAGACTCTCTGACTGCTGCGCGGAGAGCTGGAACTATTCCAAAGTTTTCTGTActattaattgtctcagaaataattgtttttaataatctaattgtctctttcatcaaaattaaaacatatttcgttattacaaattaaagttttgaatgaatctcaggatacatcttttggttatatccctgttatgtgacccagataatggaGTAACATgggtacacagcctatgaagtttctaactgtacccccccccccgtcatttttgttgctatgaacgtgtatagggtcaagtgccaacaactaacaattgaaataataaaaatatatagtccaataatcacttatataattacaatttggcatatctaaacaaaatcaacaattaccagtcatatgccttgaaaaaaaagaaaataaattgacAATTATGTCagaattgttacaggcctagctGTGTGTGACGCTACCAGCTGTATTAACGCGGTGACCTGCTCCCTCTAGATTGACCGGCGCTGCTCTCGATGCAATAAAGAGGGGATGGTTTACCACACCAGGCAGATGAGATCAGCAGATGAAGGACAGACTGTCTTCTTCACCTGTATACACTGCAGGTAATCCATCTGAACATGCTGTGGGTTGTGGAAACTGTATTCAAacagtgtgtgctgctgtgtgatcTTTTTGATTTTGGTGTTACAGGTATCAAGAGAAGGAGGACTCCTGAGAACAAGTCCAGCTCACCTTCTCCATTCCTCTCCATGCTTGTGCTCTCATGTTGCTGTCAGATAGTTGGATGCTTTCCCAACACATGGATTGTAAATATAACAGTGGTGGTTTATCTTACTGTTCTGGAATTATTAGCATTCACACTTTGAATAAAGTTTGATAAATTAATCTTAACTTTGGGTCCACTTGCTATCTTTTTCCGCCAGAGCTTTCAGTTGCATCTTGCGGTCTTCGTCAGTGGATAAAGTGCACTCAGGTTTAATGGAAATACTGTAGCTCAGTTCTCATTAGCCCCTTTTCCACAGCCTGTTCAAGGCGGGAATGTTGCGCAGTTCTTCCGCCTCGCCGCTCTGCATAAAAGGCACAGACACGGAATGTGGGGACAGAGATGTTAAGCCGGCAGCCAAGGTAGTAACAGTAAAACAGGTAGTAACTAAAACCACATGCTGGGGCAGCATTATGCCACCATTGTTTGgttcagtgttaaaaaaaagtaaagcgGACGTAATGGCGGATCTTCTTCAGGGCAACACGCTGAGTCTCTGTGGGAAAGAGGCTACTGACGGATGCTGGGAGAAACAGTGCAAGGCTGCAGAAAAAAGCTTGTGAGAGGACcttaaatttagattttttttttgttaaactaCAGTTTCCAGGATCAAAAATGAACTTAAACAGCTGAACAAGATATGACATTTATACAACTgaagttgtttgtaataatgtttttaaagctGCATAAATCCATTTGGCCTCTAGGGGTATCAAAcaggctgtaaacacaacactgacatattttCAACTTGTAAAGTTATGGGGAATGTGTAACAAACTGTTGCCTCTTAGCAAATCCAGCATAACCAGAGCGACATTATTTGGAGTCGTTTGTGTCCGCCTGATGAATGTGCACTGTATTACTCTCTTTCAGCTTTGTATTGGTCTCAACCAACCTCTGATAGATATGTCTCTTTggctgctaaatgctgcgctatGTTTACCAGCaagtctctaactgtgtctgctTTATCAGAGCTGTTTGTCTGGAAATGGAGTTGGTGAGAGCTGAGTTTGGGATCCAGTAAACCAACACAAGCTAAAAGGGGCTAAATACAATGTGTAGCATTTGAAATGTTTGTCACGCTGCAGTTATCTCTAAATCTAAATCATGCCACAGATTTTTATAGAAGACAATGTATCAATATTTGATTGATGTGGAGTATGTTAAAtacatgtaatatatatatatatatatatatatatatatatatatatatatatatatatatatattaaaatatatatatatatatatatatatatatatatatatatattaaaatatatatatatatatatatatatatatatatatatatatatatatatatatatattaaaatatatatatatattaaaatatatatttctccTCTGCATTTCATTCATTGCAGTTGAAGAGGTTAACAAGGAAGTAGCTGCTCTAGTATCGATTTAGgacccttttttttaaagattatttttttgggcattttaagcCATGAGacatgaaatgggagagagagagagagagagagagagagagagagaggggtgacatgcagcaaagggccgcaggtcggagtcgaacccgtgaTGGAGTCTGAAATGATGAATGGTCTGAGAGAAAGACAGTTTTTAGTTATTATAATTCAGAATCCCAATCCACGCGCTCTGACTCAGTCCAGCATGTGGCGGTACGGCGCCTTTCAACTTGTGCAGACCACCGCCATTGAAAATAGCTGAAGAAGAACGTGACCAATAAGGACGCTGGTGTGGAGGTCACGTGCCCTTCAGACATGGCTGCACAGCGAAAGCGAGCTGCCGAGTGACAACAATGCAATGAGTTAGTTTATACTATAAAATACCTTTACTGTCAGGAATTCGTCGACATTTTATATCCGTCTTCACGGTAAATAATGGTTTTTACATACAAGCTAATACACTAATATCAAGAGCTTTGTCCCCTGTAGTTGGTTTGTTGTCAGTGACTGACTGTTGTGAGTCAACGTTACACATCATTTTGGAAAAAGCTGTTAGCATACTGTCACGCTTAAATACAAGTTAAACGTACACTATAAAGTGTTAATGCAAAGAATAAAAGCTCCCCAGTTTTATGTAATTAGATCATGATGTGCATTTAGGGCTgaccaaaaccaaaataaaGTGCTAGATTTTTAAAGGGAATTTGGTTCAGTTGGACCGAATGCTCGTGTTTACAGTGGGCGTGCGTTCATTGACATTCCTCTTTATTTTGGTAGATAATGAAGCTACGTGTCCATCTGCAGTGTAAGAATCTGCATGAATACCTGCGAGAGCTGAGTCCTGAGATTTTGGACCGACTGTACAACCACCCAGCAACATGTCTGGCTGTCTACAGGTATGTTGGCTGGAACATTACTGTACTGATGCTCATGTTGTTGCTGTGACATATGACTCCCGTGGACTGTGGTGTGTCAGATTATATTGTGTTCGACCTTCTACAGGGACCTCCCCTCTCTGGCCAAGAACTATGTGATGCGTATGCTGTTCCTGGACCAACCTCTCCCGCAGGCAGCACTGGCATTATGGGTGAAAATAGACAGTCAGAAGTAAGTCATGTCTTCATTACACCTGTAGCAGCATTGTCAGTAGGGTGAACCATTTTGATTACGCTCTTGTACCACTTTGTAACATTTCTCCCACCGTCCTGTTGGTGAgtggttttatttattcttttttttattatttacatccACATTGGTTTTCTAAAAACCTCTGTGATGAATGACGATCCACATTAAATACagtttctttgtttctctcatgGCGCAGATTTACTTGAaggggctgggcaatatatcaacatTATATCAATATCTTGATATGAGACTTGATATGGtgttagattttggatattgttttGTATCCTAtaatggcataagtgttgtcttttcctggttttaaaggctgcattacaataAAGTAAATTAGAATTACAGTCCATGTATATAATTACATTACATACGTATGATACAAATAACATTTTGTTCAAATACAAATTCCCACCATGTCATACATGCCATGTTGTCTTTTTGCTTACAGTATCCCATTAAATTTTTCTATTTCATTGGTTGTTATATTTTTAATCATCTATTGGTATTTAACTCTTTGCAGTGAAACAAATATGATAATTGCGCTAAGAGATCTCAATGGGTTCTCATCTAAACT
This genomic interval carries:
- the polr1h gene encoding DNA-directed RNA polymerase I subunit RPA12, which encodes MSCFGGDPNFCPECGNVLPLPGVGLQDTVRCPRCSFCIPVAEFSGQEICSTVIFNPVEQSSVALEDEDNSELKGAVIDRRCSRCNKEGMVYHTRQMRSADEGQTVFFTCIHCRYQEKEDS